One window from the genome of Halictus rubicundus isolate RS-2024b chromosome 7, iyHalRubi1_principal, whole genome shotgun sequence encodes:
- the LOC143355834 gene encoding uncharacterized protein LOC143355834 isoform X1, protein MEICSELARESSRLVVYDTTNMAYRGVKGSDPFVSKTSRNERFAQMSKQEQIIQQKKLEIQAKMQEQKAKEAVENLKKSNTLVPNSRTVRANTAKKQEEKPAMSQTVNLFANDGSFLDQFKKIASNKGAVRTESIFSSKSEERREDKYSETTQDKERKKTNDMNRDCESRRDRRRVDSRWERSSDKRHSSSSSPSPTRHASSQSPEARRNFNQLPSNGQRMQHNQQQYFPRNGNSSLVPPLASQPVMHPTNVPPPNIRNIITNIPPPNLSKMLPPKNLVNAYPGLDDRSGDARMQISSSHALLAPSSSSVQTIHANTNVPPPNIHISRTIPPNLQNLPPPTLPTSASLLASPSASSSSSLSSSLSSTSSSSSSAASSSSSSSSSCSHSGSSSSSSSCSTSSMLQQPPPPPPPPPPPPPPPLPPSSSSTATSSAPILSTSAVSGTQQHIMSCGRQCGVLPPASLQPTNLPPPNIPPPNLLSTLAQMPPNMMSMTPSQTIVVTVPNASNVPNIPPPNVMASVMMSAPPLPVHNVPSSINSVPPPNLNIPPPNVPPPPIIQSAGPPPPLMSTSYPIPNQVTQVPMGPPNIQVPPPTRPLSGLQATEQLVCPVEAEQLARIVADCGDEIEQEAREKNAQDPKLWFLHQKQSAAYLQYRGLVAKFRAEKSTKEPKDSGAEPYCPEEALSDNDDSEQIHVNKHIFSMQDRTKEENREERKRKRRSRWGDADSKVTIAEMNTLSVQKQNSGGLSQPGIAIPAQIGQPAVIISSSKMQQAKAKNPMLTKISRNDPALIQYARQTFGTLDLTEEQWKKAEDHYKINLLYQNLLRKREELKRLEAQGKHKYEYDSDEETEGGTWEHKLRSAEMEATQMWAEELTAQAEGKHHIGDFLPPDELKKFMEQYNAVKQGKEPDLSDYKEYKLKEDNIGFQMLQKLGWSEGQGLGSEGNGRIEPVNKATNRFDSAGLGSERPDGVSRDDDEFDAYRKRMMLAYRFRPNPLNNPRRPYY, encoded by the exons ATGGAAATATGTTCCGAACTCGCTAGAGAGTCGTCTCGTCTTGTCGTCTACGACACAACAAATATGGCGTATCGTGGTGTGAAAGGTTCTGATCCGTTTGTTTCGAAAACATCTCGAAATGAACGTTTCGCGCAAATGTCGAAACAAGAACAGATTATTCAGCAAAAGAAGCTCGAGATACAAGCTAAAATGCAAGAACAGAAAGCGAAAGAAGCCgtggaaaatttgaaaaagagcAACACGTTAGTTCCGAATTCAAGAACAGTTAGAGCTAATACTGCCAA AAAACAAGAAGAAAAACCAGCCATGTCGCAAACAGTTAACCTATTCGCCAACGATGGCAGTTTTTTAGATCAATTTAAGAAAATTGCAAGTAACAAAGGAGCAGTAAGAACAGAGTCGATATTTTCTTCAAAAtcggaagagaggagagaggataagtaCTCGGAGACTACGCAAGACAAGGAAAGAAAGAAGACCAACGACATGAACAGGGATTGCGAAAGTAGGAGAGACCGTAGAAGAGTCGATTCTAGATGGGAGAGAAGCTCCGACAAGAGGCATAGTTCTTCTTCGAGTCCGTCTCCTACTAGACACGCATCGTCGCAAAGCCCAGAAGCTCGACGTAACTTTAACCAATTACCTTCTAACGGACAACGCATGCAACACAATCAGCAACAGTATTTTCCCAGAAACGGAAATTCATCTCTCGTGCCTCCTCTTGCGTCTCAACCCGTGATGCATCCGACAAACGTACCTCCGCCAAATATAAGAAATATCATAACCAACATTCCTCCCCCGAACTTATCGAAAATGCTTCCTCCGAAGAATTTGGTGAACGCTTATCCTGGACTGGACGATCGATCCGGAGATGCTAGAATGCAGATATCGTCGTCGCATGCGTTACTCGCACCGTCATCCTCCTCTGTACAAACTATACACGCCAATACCAATGTGCCTCCGCCGAACATTCACATTTCTCGGACGATACCACCTAATCTACAAAATTTACCACCACCTACACTCCCAACATCCGCATCGTTACTAGCATCgccgtcggcgtcgtcgtcgtcgtcgttgtcgtcgtcgttgtcgtcgacatcgtcatcgtcgtcgtcggcggcgtcatcgtcgtcgtcgtcatcttcCTCTTGTTCGCATTCGGGTTCATCTTCCTCTTCGTCCTCGTGTTCAACTTCATCGATGCTACAACAACCaccaccacctccaccaccaccgccgccgccaccgccgccaccattaccaccgtcgtcgtcgtcaacGGCGACTTCGTCGGCCCCAATATTGTCGACGTCAGCGGTATCGGGCACGCAACAACATATAATGTCGTGCGGACGTCAATGCGGCGTGCTACCTCCTGCAAGTTTGCAACCCACGAATCTACCGCCTCCAAATATTCCTCCCCCCAATCTGTTATCGACGTTGGCGCAAATGCCGCCAAACATGATGTCTATGACACCTTCACAGACGATCGTAGTCACAGTACCGAACGCATCCAACGTACCCAATATTCCTCCGCCAAACGTGATGGCGTCCGTGATGATGTCAGCTCCACCTCTTCCGGTTCACAATGTTCCGTCGAGTATAAATTCAGTTCCGCCACCGAATTTAAATATTCCACCTCCGAACGTGCCACCACCTCCGATCATACAAAGTGCCGGTCCACCCCCTCCTCTGATGTCAACGAGCTATCCTATTCCCAATCAAGTCACTCAGGTACCTATGGGACCACCTAACATTCAAGTGCCACCACCGACAAGGCCATTGTCTGGTCTACAAGCTACCGAGCAGCTAG TGTGTCCCGTAGAGGCTGAGCAGCTGGCACGAATCGTCGCCGATTGCGGGGATGAAATCGAGCAGGAAGCGCGAGAGAAGAATGCACAAGATCCTAAATTATG GTTTCTGCATCAAAAGCAAAGTGCAGCGTACCTGCAGTACAGGGGGTTAGTGGCCAAGTTCCGTGCTGAAAAGTCGACCAAAGAACCAAAGGACAGCGGTGCTGAACCGTATTGTCCAGAAGAAGCTCTCAGCGATAACGACGACAGCGAACAAATTCACGTGAACAAACATATTTTTTCGATGCAAG ATCGAACAAAAGAGGAAAACAGAGAAGAACGTAAACGAAAAAGACGTAGTCGTTGGGGTGATGCAGACAGCAAAGTGACCATAGCCGAAATGAACACGTTGTCTGTACAAAAACAAAACAGTGGTGGGTTGTCGCAGCCGGGTATTGCGATTCCTGCACAGATCGGACAACCAGCCGTGATAATATCATCGTCGAAAATGCAACAAGCCAAAGCGAAAAATCCCATGTTGACCAAAATTTCAAGAAACGATCCAGCTTTGATTCAATACGCTCGGCAAACGTTCGGCACGTTGGATCTTACCGAAGAACAATGGAAAAAAGCGGAGGATCATTATAAG ATAAATCTGCTTTATCAAAATTTATTGAGGAAAAGGGAAGAATTGAAACGTTTGGAGGCACAAGGAAAGCATAAATACGAGTACGATAGCGACGAAGAAACCGAAGGCGGCACTTGGGAACATAAACTTAGATCCGCCGAAATGGAGGCGACTCAAATGTGGGCGGAAGAATTGACTGCTCAGGCGGAGGGAAAACATCATATCGGTGACTTTTTACCACCGGACGAACTGAAGAAATTCATGGAACAATACAATGCGGTCAAGCAAGGAAAAGAACCTGATCTTAGCGATTATAAGGAGTACAAGCTGAAAGAAGATAACATAG GATTTCAGATGTTGCAGAAACTAGGTTGGAGCGAAGGGCAAGGTCTGGGTAGCGAGGGCAACGGTCGTATCGAACCTGTTAATAA GGCGACCAATAGATTCGATAGCGCTGGCTTAGGTTCCGAAAGACCAGACGGTGTATCTAGAGACGACGACGAATTCGATGCCTATAGAAAACGAATGATGCTGGCGTACAGATTTAGGCCTAATCCTTTG AATAATCCCCGGAGACCGTATTACTGA
- the LOC143355834 gene encoding uncharacterized protein LOC143355834 isoform X2 — protein sequence MEICSELARESSRLVVYDTTNMAYRGVKGSDPFVSKTSRNERFAQMSKQEQIIQQKKLEIQAKMQEQKAKEAVENLKKSNTLVPNSRTVRANTAKKQEEKPAMSQTVNLFANDGSFLDQFKKIASNKGAVRTESIFSSKSEERREDKYSETTQDKERKKTNDMNRDCESRRDRRRVDSRWERSSDKRHSSSSSPSPTRHASSQSPEARRNFNQLPSNGQRMQHNQQQYFPRNGNSSLVPPLASQPVMHPTNVPPPNIRNIITNIPPPNLSKMLPPKNLVNAYPGLDDRSGDARMQISSSHALLAPSSSSVQTIHANTNVPPPNIHISRTIPPNLQNLPPPTLPTSASLLASPSASSSSSLSSSLSSTSSSSSSAASSSSSSSSSCSHSGSSSSSSSCSTSSMLQQPPPPPPPPPPPPPPPLPPSSSSTATSSAPILSTSAVSGTQQHIMSCGRQCGVLPPASLQPTNLPPPNIPPPNLLSTLAQMPPNMMSMTPSQTIVVTVPNASNVPNIPPPNVMASVMMSAPPLPVHNVPSSINSVPPPNLNIPPPNVPPPPIIQSAGPPPPLMSTSYPIPNQVTQVPMGPPNIQVPPPTRPLSGLQATEQLEAEQLARIVADCGDEIEQEAREKNAQDPKLWFLHQKQSAAYLQYRGLVAKFRAEKSTKEPKDSGAEPYCPEEALSDNDDSEQIHVNKHIFSMQDRTKEENREERKRKRRSRWGDADSKVTIAEMNTLSVQKQNSGGLSQPGIAIPAQIGQPAVIISSSKMQQAKAKNPMLTKISRNDPALIQYARQTFGTLDLTEEQWKKAEDHYKINLLYQNLLRKREELKRLEAQGKHKYEYDSDEETEGGTWEHKLRSAEMEATQMWAEELTAQAEGKHHIGDFLPPDELKKFMEQYNAVKQGKEPDLSDYKEYKLKEDNIGFQMLQKLGWSEGQGLGSEGNGRIEPVNKATNRFDSAGLGSERPDGVSRDDDEFDAYRKRMMLAYRFRPNPLNNPRRPYY from the exons ATGGAAATATGTTCCGAACTCGCTAGAGAGTCGTCTCGTCTTGTCGTCTACGACACAACAAATATGGCGTATCGTGGTGTGAAAGGTTCTGATCCGTTTGTTTCGAAAACATCTCGAAATGAACGTTTCGCGCAAATGTCGAAACAAGAACAGATTATTCAGCAAAAGAAGCTCGAGATACAAGCTAAAATGCAAGAACAGAAAGCGAAAGAAGCCgtggaaaatttgaaaaagagcAACACGTTAGTTCCGAATTCAAGAACAGTTAGAGCTAATACTGCCAA AAAACAAGAAGAAAAACCAGCCATGTCGCAAACAGTTAACCTATTCGCCAACGATGGCAGTTTTTTAGATCAATTTAAGAAAATTGCAAGTAACAAAGGAGCAGTAAGAACAGAGTCGATATTTTCTTCAAAAtcggaagagaggagagaggataagtaCTCGGAGACTACGCAAGACAAGGAAAGAAAGAAGACCAACGACATGAACAGGGATTGCGAAAGTAGGAGAGACCGTAGAAGAGTCGATTCTAGATGGGAGAGAAGCTCCGACAAGAGGCATAGTTCTTCTTCGAGTCCGTCTCCTACTAGACACGCATCGTCGCAAAGCCCAGAAGCTCGACGTAACTTTAACCAATTACCTTCTAACGGACAACGCATGCAACACAATCAGCAACAGTATTTTCCCAGAAACGGAAATTCATCTCTCGTGCCTCCTCTTGCGTCTCAACCCGTGATGCATCCGACAAACGTACCTCCGCCAAATATAAGAAATATCATAACCAACATTCCTCCCCCGAACTTATCGAAAATGCTTCCTCCGAAGAATTTGGTGAACGCTTATCCTGGACTGGACGATCGATCCGGAGATGCTAGAATGCAGATATCGTCGTCGCATGCGTTACTCGCACCGTCATCCTCCTCTGTACAAACTATACACGCCAATACCAATGTGCCTCCGCCGAACATTCACATTTCTCGGACGATACCACCTAATCTACAAAATTTACCACCACCTACACTCCCAACATCCGCATCGTTACTAGCATCgccgtcggcgtcgtcgtcgtcgtcgttgtcgtcgtcgttgtcgtcgacatcgtcatcgtcgtcgtcggcggcgtcatcgtcgtcgtcgtcatcttcCTCTTGTTCGCATTCGGGTTCATCTTCCTCTTCGTCCTCGTGTTCAACTTCATCGATGCTACAACAACCaccaccacctccaccaccaccgccgccgccaccgccgccaccattaccaccgtcgtcgtcgtcaacGGCGACTTCGTCGGCCCCAATATTGTCGACGTCAGCGGTATCGGGCACGCAACAACATATAATGTCGTGCGGACGTCAATGCGGCGTGCTACCTCCTGCAAGTTTGCAACCCACGAATCTACCGCCTCCAAATATTCCTCCCCCCAATCTGTTATCGACGTTGGCGCAAATGCCGCCAAACATGATGTCTATGACACCTTCACAGACGATCGTAGTCACAGTACCGAACGCATCCAACGTACCCAATATTCCTCCGCCAAACGTGATGGCGTCCGTGATGATGTCAGCTCCACCTCTTCCGGTTCACAATGTTCCGTCGAGTATAAATTCAGTTCCGCCACCGAATTTAAATATTCCACCTCCGAACGTGCCACCACCTCCGATCATACAAAGTGCCGGTCCACCCCCTCCTCTGATGTCAACGAGCTATCCTATTCCCAATCAAGTCACTCAGGTACCTATGGGACCACCTAACATTCAAGTGCCACCACCGACAAGGCCATTGTCTGGTCTACAAGCTACCGAGCAGCTAG AGGCTGAGCAGCTGGCACGAATCGTCGCCGATTGCGGGGATGAAATCGAGCAGGAAGCGCGAGAGAAGAATGCACAAGATCCTAAATTATG GTTTCTGCATCAAAAGCAAAGTGCAGCGTACCTGCAGTACAGGGGGTTAGTGGCCAAGTTCCGTGCTGAAAAGTCGACCAAAGAACCAAAGGACAGCGGTGCTGAACCGTATTGTCCAGAAGAAGCTCTCAGCGATAACGACGACAGCGAACAAATTCACGTGAACAAACATATTTTTTCGATGCAAG ATCGAACAAAAGAGGAAAACAGAGAAGAACGTAAACGAAAAAGACGTAGTCGTTGGGGTGATGCAGACAGCAAAGTGACCATAGCCGAAATGAACACGTTGTCTGTACAAAAACAAAACAGTGGTGGGTTGTCGCAGCCGGGTATTGCGATTCCTGCACAGATCGGACAACCAGCCGTGATAATATCATCGTCGAAAATGCAACAAGCCAAAGCGAAAAATCCCATGTTGACCAAAATTTCAAGAAACGATCCAGCTTTGATTCAATACGCTCGGCAAACGTTCGGCACGTTGGATCTTACCGAAGAACAATGGAAAAAAGCGGAGGATCATTATAAG ATAAATCTGCTTTATCAAAATTTATTGAGGAAAAGGGAAGAATTGAAACGTTTGGAGGCACAAGGAAAGCATAAATACGAGTACGATAGCGACGAAGAAACCGAAGGCGGCACTTGGGAACATAAACTTAGATCCGCCGAAATGGAGGCGACTCAAATGTGGGCGGAAGAATTGACTGCTCAGGCGGAGGGAAAACATCATATCGGTGACTTTTTACCACCGGACGAACTGAAGAAATTCATGGAACAATACAATGCGGTCAAGCAAGGAAAAGAACCTGATCTTAGCGATTATAAGGAGTACAAGCTGAAAGAAGATAACATAG GATTTCAGATGTTGCAGAAACTAGGTTGGAGCGAAGGGCAAGGTCTGGGTAGCGAGGGCAACGGTCGTATCGAACCTGTTAATAA GGCGACCAATAGATTCGATAGCGCTGGCTTAGGTTCCGAAAGACCAGACGGTGTATCTAGAGACGACGACGAATTCGATGCCTATAGAAAACGAATGATGCTGGCGTACAGATTTAGGCCTAATCCTTTG AATAATCCCCGGAGACCGTATTACTGA